The nucleotide sequence GGTCGTCGCCTCCGACGCCGACCGCGAACCGATCGACGTGGCGTCGCTGGCCCGCGACCTGGCCGCCGAGTTCGCGGGGGAAGATCCGACCGTCGAGTGGTACACCGCCATCCCCGACTCGCTTCCGGTGCGGGCGACGCCCGCGCTCGCCGTCGCGATCATGAACGTCTTCGAGAACGCCGTCGAACACAACGAGGGGGACCCCCGGCGCGTGGCCGTCGTCGTCTCGGAACGGGACGACGACCGGGTCGAGGTCCGCGTCGTCGACGACGGCCCCGGACTGCCGGCCGTGGAACGGGAATTGCTCGTCGGCGACCGCGAACCCACGCAGGTGGCTCACTCGAGCGGCCTCGGCCTGTGGATCACACGCTGGATCGTCGGCAACGCGGGCGGCTCCCTCGACGTTCACGACGGCCGGAACGGGGGAACGGTCGTCACCATCGACCTGCCGCCAGAGACCCCGTAACTACAGCGGGACGGGGAGCCACGACAGCAGGCGCACGACCGTCGCCGTCGGGACGATGGGTGGGTTGAGCACCAGCCAATCGAGCAGGGCGAGCCCGCCCCCGTGGGCCACGACGGAGGGGAGGATCGACTCGCTCCGGTAGTCGACGGCGCCGAAGAGCACGTCCGCCGGCGCGGACAGCAGGAGTTCTATCGGCGGCTTGTGGACGTGATGGAAGGCGTAGACGACGGGGCTGATGAAGACGCTCTTGATCCCGAGTTCGCGGACGCCGACACAGAGCAACCCCCGGTAGTACGTCTCCGCGGCGGCGGCGACGACGAACTGGGCGGCGGCGTGGGGCAGGAACGTCGCGAGCGCGGTGTCGGTCGCCCACATCGGATAGTACGCTCGGATCGTCGGCAGCGACGACCCCACGACGTAGAAGGGGATGACGACGAGGGCGAGCGCCACGGTGTTGCGGAGCACGCGCCGGTCGACGTGCCATCCGATGTCGCGACCGCGGCCGACCGCCAGCGCGCAGGGCAGACAGACGAACAGCGTCACGTCCCGAACCAGCCTGGCGGGCAGGCTGGTGGACGGCACGCTCCAGAGCGACCAGAGAACCGAGAGACAGAGACCGGCGAGCAGCGACGTCCGCACCCAGGAGAGCCGGGGGCGGTTCACCTCACTTCTCGGCCGTGGCGACCGGCCCCGTCCCGATCACCGAGCGGACCGCGGACAGGAACGTCTGTCGCGTATCGAAGTAGGTTTCGTCGACGTCGTCGAGCACCGAATCGAGCGTCCGTGGCCCGTCGGGGGTCCGGATCGTCGCCGACCCCTCCTTCCGTCGCACGTTGCTCGCCTCCTGTGGCCAGGTGAGCCGGGAGGCCACCCGTGCCAGCGGCGCCCCCTCGACCGGCTCGCCCTCGCCGAGTTCGACCGCCGGCTCCGTGTCGTCCTCGTCCTCTGCCATGGACCACGGTACTCCCGCCCGGGAGTTAATCCCTTCGAACCGCCCGGAACCGTTCGCACCAGCGACACGCCGTCACACGCCCGTCTGACGTAGGGTTTTGTGGGTGGGCGGCGTAGCTCAGCCCATGACCAGTCTCGGGGAGGTCTACCACGGGGATGACCGGAGCGGTCCGAGTCTCCGGCAGATCTACGCGGGGGCGAGCCTCTTTCTCGTTGGCATCGTCCTCGTCGTGGCTGGAATCATCGTCGCTACGACCGACGTGTTACTGGGCGGCGGAACCACCCTCCTCGACGTGCGCGAGTACGGCGGCATCCTCGCCGGCCTCGGCGTGCCCGCCGTCTTCCTCGGCATCTCGGCGGTCCTCCCCGCGGAGCGCTCGACGCGTGCCGCCGCGGGCATCGGGGCCAGCGTCGCCGTCCTCGGCGTCGCGCTGTTCTCCCACGCCTACCCCTGCCGGTGGTCCGGCGCCAACTGCGCCCCCGGCATGGTCGACCTGACGCTCCCGACAGCCGGCGTCTACTTCCTCGGCGCGCTCACCACCTTCTGGTGTCTGTTCGTCGGCATCGCCAACTTCAAGACGCGCAACGACCCCGGCGGCACCGTCACCATGGAGGTGACCCGACAGGGAGAGACGAAGGTGATCGAGGTGGACCGCTCGACGTCGCGTGGCGGGGTCGGCCTCGGCGGGAGCGCCTCCGGCCCGACGGCCACCGTCGGCGCCGAGGTGAGCGACGGCGGCGCCGACGAGGACGACATCCGCGAAGTCGCCACCGTCTCCTCCGGTTCTGAGTCGACGGGGACGTCGAGTCCCCAGTCGCCGCCGTCGCCGTCCGGTCCGACCGACGCCACCGACGAGACTTGGAAGTCGACGGCCGCGACCGACGCGACCACCGACGCCGCCGACCGCTACTGTGGCAACTGCGAACACTTCGAGTACGTCCGCACCGAGCGCGGCATCCAGCCCTACTGTGGCTACCACGACGGTGTCATGGCCGATATGGACGCCTGCGAGGACTGGCGCAGTCGCTAGCTCGGGGGTCTCACCCGCTCCGATCCTCCAGCCGTCGCCGCACGTCCGCCCAGTGGCTGCCCTTCCAGAAGTGGCCGCCACACCGCTCGCACCGCCAGACGTCGGTCTCGGCGGGGTCGGGCGCGTCCGCCGGCGCCGTCGCCGACGCGGCGACGGGGTCGAGCGGGCCGTTACACCGCCCGCACCGTCGCGGCCGCTCGGGGAGCGAGAGCGACACCCCCGCCTCGCGGAGTTCCCGCAGCTGCTTCTCGACGTCCCGTGCCGTGAGTCGGATCGCCCCCTCGGTCCGCGCGGCGAGGTCGGCGTCCCGGGTGAGCAGCCGCCGGTCCTCGCGCTCGGCGAGTTTCCGGACGGCGTCGTCGGCCTCGACCCCCCGATCGAGGGCGTAGGCGGTGTCGTACCCACACATCCGGAGGTACGTCGCCAGTTTGCCGAGCATCGCGTCACAGAGGAACCGCATCCTCAGTCGAGGAACGCCGACAGCGTCCCGACCGGGGCGGCGTTCACCACGTCGTCGGCCTCGGCCCACCCCCGGCGAACGGTGTGGACGCCGTACCGTCGATAGTCCAGTTCGTCGACCCCGTGGGCGTCGGTGTCGACGACGATCGGTGCCCCGGCCTCGACGGCGGTCCTGACCGCCGCGTCGTTCAGGTCGAGGCGATGGGGGTTGGCGTTCACCTCCAGGGCCGTGTCGGCGTCGGCGGCCGCCGCGGCCAGTCGGTCGAGGTCCGGATCGAGCCCCGGTCGGTCGTTGATGAGGCGGCCGGTCGGGTGGCCGAGGACGTCCGTCTCGGGGTGTTCGACCGCGGCGACGAGCCGATCCGTCGCCGTCTCCCGATCCTGGCCGAGCCCGCTGTGGGGCGAGGCGATCACCAAGTCGAGTTCGGCGAGGACGTCATCGCCGACCGAGAGGTCGCCGTCGGCGTCGACGTTGGCCTCGACGCCGTGGAACACCTCGACGTCGGCGTCGGCGGCCGCGTCCGCGACGGCCGCGGTCTGCTCGCGCAGGTCGTCGTCGTCGAGGCCGACGCCCCCGACCATCCCCGGGCCGGTCGCGTGGTCCGTGATGGCGACGTAGTCGTCGCCGCGTTCGGCCGCGGCCGCGATCATCGTCCCGATCGACTCGGTCCCGTCGGACCAGTCGGTGTGGACGTGGAGGTCACCCCGGACGTCGCCGGGTTCGATTAGGGTCGGGAGGCGGCCCTCCCGGGCGGCCTCGATCTCTCCCCGATCCTCGCGGAGCTCCGGCGGGATGGGCGGGAGGTCGAGCGCCTCGTACATCTCGGCCTCGGTCGCGCCGCCGATCCGCCGGCCGGTGCGCTGGCCCTCCTCCCCCTCGTCGGCGACGTCCCCGACGTCGAAGACGCCGTACTCGTTTATCTTCAGGTCGCGCTCGATGGCGAGGTTCCGGAGGTGGACGTTGTGGTCCTTGCTCCCGGTGAAATACTGGAGCGCCGAACCGAACTCGTCGGGGACGACCACCCGACAGTCCACGCGGAGGCCCCGGGCCCGGACGCTCGCTTTCGTCGTCCCCGACTCGATCACGTCGTCGACGGCCGCCCAGTCGAGGAAGGCGTCGACGGCCGCGGGGGCGTCCTCGCTCGCCACCAACACGTCGACGTCGCCGATAGTCTCGCGCCACCGGCGGAGCGACCCCGCGACATCGGCGCGCTCGATCGGTGCCGCTCGGCGGAGGCGGTCGAGGACCGTCTCCGCGACCGGGCGGGCGTCGCCGAGGAGTTCCCGCTCCTGGGCCTGGCGGGCGAAGGGGACGTTCTCGAGGATGTTCGCCTCGGTCTTGGCGCCGAACCCCGACACCTCGCGGAGCTCGCCTGCCTCCGCCGCGGCCTCCAGTTCGTCGAGGGTCGTGATCCCGAGCGCCTCGTGGAGCGTGCCGACCGTCTTCGGGCCGACGCCCTCGACGCTCGTCAACGCCGCCATGTCGACGGGGAGTTCCTCGCGGAGTTCGGCCAGTTCCTCGATGTCGCCGGTTTCGACGTACTCGACGATCTTATCGGCCAGCGCCTCGCCGACGCCGTCGATCCGCTCGACGGCGTCCCGGCCCTCCGCCACGAGGTCCTCGATCGGGGTCGGGTGCTCGCGGACGTTCTCGGCGGCGCGACGGTAGCTCCGGGGTTTGTACTCGACGCCCTCGGCTTCGAGCAGGTCGGCCATCTCCTCGAACCGGGTCGCCACCTCCGCGTTCAGGCTCACGGGCGCCCCCGGGTGTTGTGGCTCGTGTCCTCGTTCCCGAGCGCCTTCCGCAGGAACTTCATCCACCGCTTGCGGTCCGCGGCCTCCTGGGCCTCGGCCTCGCGTTCGAGGTCCGCCGGGCCGAGCGCTTCGAGGGCGTTGAGTGCGCGGTCGATGCCGACGATGCTCTCGGCCAGCCGCTCGCCCTCGGCGTAGCTCACCTCGCCGTCCTCGATGCGCTGGAGTCGTTCGAGTCGTTCGCGACGGAGGTTCCGCTTCGCTCGCTCGACCCGCTCGCGTTCGCCCGTCGGCACCGTCTCGCGGCGCTTGATCTCGAAGACGAACTCCTGGAGGTCCACCTCCTCGCCCTGCACCTCGATGGTCTCGGGGATGGCCGCGCCCACCGTCGCGGCCTCGCGGTTGACGCGTTCGAGGAGTTGCTTGCGCTCGAACTCTTTCACGCCGGAACGTTCGTGGGCCGCTCACTTCGCTCCTTCGCCCGCGTCGGTGTAGGGGTCCTCGATGTCCGGGTCGCCGCCGAGGGCGACCCCCACCCGCCGGGTGACCAGGTCGAACACGAGGACGACCGGCAGGAGGAGGCGGCCGACGATCCACACCGGCCGTGCCGTCCTGAGCGACCACTCCTCCGCGTTCCCCAGCCCGTACGCCTTCGGGATGATCTCACCGAACACGAGGACGACGCTGCTGGCGACGACCGTCGTCAGGGCGACGGCGACGCCGCCGGAGAACCGTCCAGCGAGGAGGACGGCCAGGATGCTGGAGATGGCGACGTTGACGACGTTGTTGCCCACGAGCAGCGTCACGAGGAGGCGGTGTGGATCGCCCCGGAGCCGGGCGAGCAGCGACGCCCGGCGGTCGGTGGCGGCGCGTTCGTCGAGCTACGACCCCGACAGCGAGAAGACGGCGATTTCGGTACTGGAGAAGAAGGCACTCGCCGCGAGCAGGCCGATCAGCGCGACGACGCTCAGCACCGTCGAGTCGAGCGCGGTCATGCCCCCCGTCGTGTCAGTGTCGGCAAAAAGGCCCGGGCCGGCAGACAGAAAGTTCTTGAGCACGGCCCGACCATCCCCGGCAAATGGATCGGCCCCGCGACGCCGCCGGCGTCGAGGTCAGCGTCGTCCTCCCCGCCTACAACGAGGAGCGGACCATCGAGGACACCGTCGAGACGACCCTCTCGACGCTCGCCTCCTTCCTCCCGCCCGGCTCCTTCGAGGTGCTCGTCGCCGAGGACGGCTGTGACGACCGCACGCCGGAGATCGCGGACCGACTCGCCGCCGCCGACGACCGCGTCCGCCACGTCCACAGCGACGAACGGCTCGGCCGCGGCGGCGCGCTCGAACGCGCCTTCGCCGCCGCCGCCGGCGAGACGCTCGTCTACTTCGACACCGACCTCGCGACGGACATGGGGCATCTGTCCGAACTGGTCGAGCGGGTCCGCTCCGGCGAGGCGGACGTGGCGACCGGTTCACGGTGGATGCCCGGCCAGGTCGCCGACCGCCCGGCCAAACGCGGCGTCCCCTCCCGGGTGTACAACGGGCTGGTTCGCCTGTTCCTCCGCTCGCCGCTCCGCGACCACCAGTGTGGGTTCAAGGCGCTCAGCCGCGAGGCCTTCGAGCGCCTCCACGACCGCGTCGAGGACGAACACTGGTTCTGGGACACGGAACTGCTGGTCCGCGCCCAGCGGGCCGGCCTGGAGGTGGCGGAGTTCCCCGTCGAGTGGGAGCCGAAAGGCGACACGAAAGTCGACCTCGTGCGTGACGTCTTCGGGATGGGGAGTCAGATCCTCCGGCTCTGGTGGCAAGTGTCGGTGAGTCCCCGCATCACCCGTCGGGTGAGCGTCGGCGCCGGCGCACTCCTGACCGTCCTCGCGCTCGCGCTCATGACGCTGTACCTCGATCCGGGGGCCGTGTTGGCGGAACTGGAGGACGCGGACCTCGGACTGGTCGCGCTCGCCGGCGTCGTCTACCTCCTCTCCTGGCCGCTCCGCGGCGGCCGCTACCGCGACATCCTCGCCGAACTCGGCTACCACGAGCGCCTCGGCTTCCTGACCGGTGCGGTGTTCATCAGCCAGACCGGCAACCTAGTCTTTCCCCTCCGCGCGGGCGACGGCGTGCGTGCGTACGTGATGAAGGCCCGGCGGGACATCCCGTACCCGACCGGGTTCGCCTCGCTGGCCGTCGAACGGGTGTTCGACCTGCTGACCATCACGGTCCTGGGCGGCGCGGTCCTCGTCGGCTACGTCCTCACCGGCGCGACCGAGTCGGTGGTGGCGACGCTCTCCGGGAGCGTCCCCGGCATCGACCCGCGGAGCGCCCGGACGGCCCTGACGGTGGCGGCGGGGGTCGCCGCGGCGGCCGTCCTCGCTACCGCGGCCATCGTCGTCTCCGCCCGCCGCGACGGCAACCTGATCCGGCGGCTGCTCTCCCGCGTCAGCTCCGACTCCTACGCCGACTACGTGGCGGGCGTCCTCGAATCGTTCGTCGGCGGCGTGCAGACCGTCGCCGCCGACCGCGGCGCCTTCGCCCGGGTCGGCGCGAGCAGCCTCGCAATCTGGGGGCTGGACGTGGTGACCGCCATCCTCGTCCTCGCGGCCTTCGACGTCGCGCTGGCGACGCCGACGCTCGTCGCCGTCGGCTTCTTCGCGGTCAGCGTCGGCAACCTCGCGAAGGTGTTGCCGCTCTCGCCCGGCGGCATCGGGCTCTACGAGGCGGCCTTCACCCTCCTCGTCGCGGGGCTGACACCCGTGACCGGGCCGACCGCCTTCGGCGCGGCGATCCTGGACCACGCCGTCAAGAACCTCGTCACCGTCGCCGGGGGCGTCGTCTCGATGCTCGCGCTCAACGTCTCCTTGACGACGGCCGTCGACGAGACGGGCGCCGGGGATCCCGATCCGGAGCCGGAGGTGGAGTGACGCCTCACCCCTCGTGAAACAGGTCGGCCAGGCGGTCGATCCCGTCGAGCAGGTTCGGGCTCGGCTGGTTCAAGAGCGCGTCGTCGACGACGTGGACCGCGGGGTCGACGTCCCAGTCGCGGTCGGTGATCGTCGCGGGGTCGACGTCCGTCCCCCGGCCACAGAGGTGGAGAACGGCGTGGTCGGGGTCGGCCGCCTCCACCTCCGCACGGGCGACGGGCCGGGAGCGCTCGCCCGGGTCGACGAAGGGGTAGCGACCGCCGGCGGCGGCGACGGCCTCGGGCACCCAGTTGCCGGCGGCCATCGGCGGCTCCGCCCACTCCTCGCAGTAGACGGTCGGCCGCGTCGCGGGCGCCCGGTCGCGGAGGCGGGCCAGTCGCTCGCGGCTGTCGGCGGCGAGTGTCGCGCCCGCGTCGGGGCGGCCGACGGCCCGGCCGAGTTCGGCGAACCCCTCGACGACGCCGTCGAGCGTCGTGGCGTCGGCGTGGTGGACCGCCAGCCCGCGGTCCCGGATCGCGTCCCGGACGTCGGCTTGCAGGGCGTCGCCGGTGCAGACGAGGTCCGGATCGAGGGCGTCCAGACGGTCGAGGTCGGGGTTCAGCCAGCCGCCGAGGACCGCCGGATCGGCGTCGACGCCGGCCAGTTCCCGCGGGCAGTGGCTCGTGACGCCGACGAGGCGGTCGGCGACGCCGAGTTCGCGGAGCGTCGCCGTGGCGGCCGGCGCGAGCGAGACGATGCGGCGGGGCACGGTCGATCCACGGGAGCGACGCATATGAACGCCGCGCCGCGACCGACACCGATACCTGCCGGGGGCGGCGACGTGGAGGCGATGCGGACCACACACGAACTCCACGTCGGCGACGCGGCCGCGATGGACGCGGTTGCCGACGGGTCGATCCCGCTGGTCGTCACCTCGCCACCCTACCCCATGATCGAACTCTGGGACGACCTCTTCGCGGCGCGGGATCCCGACGTGGACGCGGCGCTCGCCGCGGGCGACGGCGACGCCGCCTTCGAACTCATGCACGCCCAACTCGACGCCGTCTGGGACGAACTCGACCGCGTCCTGGCGCCCGGGGGCATCGCCTGCATCAACGTCGGCGACGCGACCCGATCCATCGGCGGGGAGTTCCAGCAGTTCCCGAACCACGCACGGATCGTCGACGCCCTGCGTTCCCGGGGACTGACCCCGCTTCCCGACGTACTCTGGCGCAAGCCGACCAACAGCCTCGCGAAGTTCATGGGATCGGGAACCCTCCCGCCGAACGCCTACGTCACCCTCGAACACGAGTACGTCCTCCTCTTCCGGAAGGGTGGGACCCGCTCGTTCCCGCCCGGCGACGACACCCGGTACGAGAGTGCCTTCTTCTGGGAGGAGCGCAACCGGTGGTTCTCGGACCTGTGGGAGGTGCGCGGCGAGGAACAGGGCGCGAACGGGGCGACCGAGCGGCGGGAGCGCTCGGCGGCGTTCCCAGTCGAGATACCGCTCCGCCTGATCCGGATGTTCTCGGTGCGGGGTGATCGGGTGCTCGATCCCTTCGCGGGGACGGGGACGACGGCGCTCGCGGCCATGCTCGCCGCCCGCGACTCGGTCGGCTACGACCTCGACGGCGACCTCTTCACCGCGCTCGACGACCGGGTGGACGGCCTGCCCGAACGTTCGCGACGGCGCGTCGACGAGCGCCTGACGCGCCACCGGGCGGCGATGGCCGACAGGGAGGGCGGGTACGAGGCCGAACATTACGACTTCCGCGTCGTCACGAAGGCCGAGCGGCGGATTCGGCTGTACGCCGTCTCCGCGGTGGAAGCGGGGACACGGACCGACGGCCGGCGCTACCGGGTGGACCACGACCCCGTCGACGGGAACGACTTTGTTCCGGGTCACGAAGGGTAGTCCATGGAGTTCGACTCGCTGATCCTCGCGGCGGCGACGGCCGACCTCGACGACGAACCCGCGGCCCGCCCCCACGCCGACGCCGTGGAGTTCCGGATGGACCTCGCGACGGACCCACTGGCCGCTCTGGACGCCTACGACGGGGACCTGCCGATCATCGCGACGAACCGCGATCCGGCCGAGGGCGGCGAGGCCGAGGGCTCGGAACGGGAGCGTCTCGACGTCCTGGAGACGGCGAGCGGCTACGACGCGGTGGAAGCGATCGACGTCGAGGTGTCGAGCCTCCGGGGCTCGCCCGGTTCGACCGTGGCGGCGACGGCACGCGACCGCGGGGTCGCGGTCGTCGCCTCGGTCCACGACTTCGAGGGGACGCCCTCGGAGTCGCGGCTGGACGACCTGCTCGCGACGGCGGCTGAGTTGGGCGACGTGGGGAAGGCGGCGGTGACGGCCACCGACCGGAACGACGCCCTGACGGTCCTGTCGGCCACCCACGCGGCGACGGCCCGCGGCGACCGGGTGGCGACGATGGCGATGGGCGAGGCCGGACGGCACACCCGT is from Haloplanus salinarum and encodes:
- a CDS encoding CPBP family intramembrane glutamic endopeptidase, coding for MNRPRLSWVRTSLLAGLCLSVLWSLWSVPSTSLPARLVRDVTLFVCLPCALAVGRGRDIGWHVDRRVLRNTVALALVVIPFYVVGSSLPTIRAYYPMWATDTALATFLPHAAAQFVVAAAAETYYRGLLCVGVRELGIKSVFISPVVYAFHHVHKPPIELLLSAPADVLFGAVDYRSESILPSVVAHGGGLALLDWLVLNPPIVPTATVVRLLSWLPVPL
- a CDS encoding DUF5789 family protein — translated: MAEDEDDTEPAVELGEGEPVEGAPLARVASRLTWPQEASNVRRKEGSATIRTPDGPRTLDSVLDDVDETYFDTRQTFLSAVRSVIGTGPVATAEK
- a CDS encoding DUF7139 domain-containing protein; its protein translation is MTSLGEVYHGDDRSGPSLRQIYAGASLFLVGIVLVVAGIIVATTDVLLGGGTTLLDVREYGGILAGLGVPAVFLGISAVLPAERSTRAAAGIGASVAVLGVALFSHAYPCRWSGANCAPGMVDLTLPTAGVYFLGALTTFWCLFVGIANFKTRNDPGGTVTMEVTRQGETKVIEVDRSTSRGGVGLGGSASGPTATVGAEVSDGGADEDDIREVATVSSGSESTGTSSPQSPPSPSGPTDATDETWKSTAATDATTDAADRYCGNCEHFEYVRTERGIQPYCGYHDGVMADMDACEDWRSR
- a CDS encoding Mut7-C RNAse domain-containing protein, whose amino-acid sequence is MRFLCDAMLGKLATYLRMCGYDTAYALDRGVEADDAVRKLAEREDRRLLTRDADLAARTEGAIRLTARDVEKQLRELREAGVSLSLPERPRRCGRCNGPLDPVAASATAPADAPDPAETDVWRCERCGGHFWKGSHWADVRRRLEDRSG
- the polX gene encoding DNA polymerase/3'-5' exonuclease PolX; the protein is MSLNAEVATRFEEMADLLEAEGVEYKPRSYRRAAENVREHPTPIEDLVAEGRDAVERIDGVGEALADKIVEYVETGDIEELAELREELPVDMAALTSVEGVGPKTVGTLHEALGITTLDELEAAAEAGELREVSGFGAKTEANILENVPFARQAQERELLGDARPVAETVLDRLRRAAPIERADVAGSLRRWRETIGDVDVLVASEDAPAAVDAFLDWAAVDDVIESGTTKASVRARGLRVDCRVVVPDEFGSALQYFTGSKDHNVHLRNLAIERDLKINEYGVFDVGDVADEGEEGQRTGRRIGGATEAEMYEALDLPPIPPELREDRGEIEAAREGRLPTLIEPGDVRGDLHVHTDWSDGTESIGTMIAAAAERGDDYVAITDHATGPGMVGGVGLDDDDLREQTAAVADAAADADVEVFHGVEANVDADGDLSVGDDVLAELDLVIASPHSGLGQDRETATDRLVAAVEHPETDVLGHPTGRLINDRPGLDPDLDRLAAAAADADTALEVNANPHRLDLNDAAVRTAVEAGAPIVVDTDAHGVDELDYRRYGVHTVRRGWAEADDVVNAAPVGTLSAFLD
- a CDS encoding DUF5788 family protein; amino-acid sequence: MKEFERKQLLERVNREAATVGAAIPETIEVQGEEVDLQEFVFEIKRRETVPTGERERVERAKRNLRRERLERLQRIEDGEVSYAEGERLAESIVGIDRALNALEALGPADLEREAEAQEAADRKRWMKFLRKALGNEDTSHNTRGRP
- a CDS encoding flippase-like domain-containing protein, which translates into the protein MDRPRDAAGVEVSVVLPAYNEERTIEDTVETTLSTLASFLPPGSFEVLVAEDGCDDRTPEIADRLAAADDRVRHVHSDERLGRGGALERAFAAAAGETLVYFDTDLATDMGHLSELVERVRSGEADVATGSRWMPGQVADRPAKRGVPSRVYNGLVRLFLRSPLRDHQCGFKALSREAFERLHDRVEDEHWFWDTELLVRAQRAGLEVAEFPVEWEPKGDTKVDLVRDVFGMGSQILRLWWQVSVSPRITRRVSVGAGALLTVLALALMTLYLDPGAVLAELEDADLGLVALAGVVYLLSWPLRGGRYRDILAELGYHERLGFLTGAVFISQTGNLVFPLRAGDGVRAYVMKARRDIPYPTGFASLAVERVFDLLTITVLGGAVLVGYVLTGATESVVATLSGSVPGIDPRSARTALTVAAGVAAAAVLATAAIVVSARRDGNLIRRLLSRVSSDSYADYVAGVLESFVGGVQTVAADRGAFARVGASSLAIWGLDVVTAILVLAAFDVALATPTLVAVGFFAVSVGNLAKVLPLSPGGIGLYEAAFTLLVAGLTPVTGPTAFGAAILDHAVKNLVTVAGGVVSMLALNVSLTTAVDETGAGDPDPEPEVE
- a CDS encoding helical backbone metal receptor, whose translation is MRRSRGSTVPRRIVSLAPAATATLRELGVADRLVGVTSHCPRELAGVDADPAVLGGWLNPDLDRLDALDPDLVCTGDALQADVRDAIRDRGLAVHHADATTLDGVVEGFAELGRAVGRPDAGATLAADSRERLARLRDRAPATRPTVYCEEWAEPPMAAGNWVPEAVAAAGGRYPFVDPGERSRPVARAEVEAADPDHAVLHLCGRGTDVDPATITDRDWDVDPAVHVVDDALLNQPSPNLLDGIDRLADLFHEG
- a CDS encoding DNA-methyltransferase; amino-acid sequence: MRTTHELHVGDAAAMDAVADGSIPLVVTSPPYPMIELWDDLFAARDPDVDAALAAGDGDAAFELMHAQLDAVWDELDRVLAPGGIACINVGDATRSIGGEFQQFPNHARIVDALRSRGLTPLPDVLWRKPTNSLAKFMGSGTLPPNAYVTLEHEYVLLFRKGGTRSFPPGDDTRYESAFFWEERNRWFSDLWEVRGEEQGANGATERRERSAAFPVEIPLRLIRMFSVRGDRVLDPFAGTGTTALAAMLAARDSVGYDLDGDLFTALDDRVDGLPERSRRRVDERLTRHRAAMADREGGYEAEHYDFRVVTKAERRIRLYAVSAVEAGTRTDGRRYRVDHDPVDGNDFVPGHEG
- a CDS encoding type I 3-dehydroquinate dehydratase: MEFDSLILAAATADLDDEPAARPHADAVEFRMDLATDPLAALDAYDGDLPIIATNRDPAEGGEAEGSERERLDVLETASGYDAVEAIDVEVSSLRGSPGSTVAATARDRGVAVVASVHDFEGTPSESRLDDLLATAAELGDVGKAAVTATDRNDALTVLSATHAATARGDRVATMAMGEAGRHTRAVAPLYGSKIGYAPVDPAEATAPGQYDLATLSTLIERLGGR